The Patescibacteria group bacterium genome includes a window with the following:
- a CDS encoding cytochrome b5-like heme/steroid binding domain-containing protein, translating into MSKRKILVLCSLFFVLCLVSACGAKKSVVVPAPAVKTGIPFLTVAEHNSSTDCWLVVNNNIYNITDHVAPNPDKEAAIAAYCGRDATAVFDADEKNSGQPNFDIDRQTLEQYYIGSLAR; encoded by the coding sequence ATGAGTAAGAGAAAAATTCTTGTTCTTTGTTCTTTGTTCTTTGTTCTTTGCTTGGTTTCCGCTTGCGGCGCGAAAAAATCGGTTGTCGTTCCGGCACCGGCGGTGAAAACCGGCATTCCCTTCTTGACCGTGGCTGAGCATAATTCGTCGACCGATTGCTGGCTGGTGGTCAATAATAATATTTACAACATCACCGATCATGTCGCGCCTAATCCGGACAAAGAAGCGGCTATCGCGGCTTATTGCGGCCGCGACGCCACCGCCGTTTTTGATGCCGACGAGAAAAATTCCGGTCAGCCTAATTTTGACATCGACCGGCAGACCTTGGAACAATATTATATTGGAAGCTTAGCTCGATAA
- a CDS encoding lipocalin family protein, with amino-acid sequence MSYAIKFPQDELAHDKIIEWWYWNGNLQDKAGNRYAFMDCLFQAKPKKVNLPFIKMPFAKAYFSHSILSDIKKQKSYPVIDYVSLISRDSFRQPLLFVNYIDTNFLDGYLVSAMVETAPFKYQIKSQNFDLILTSTKKPLLEGGQGQLDLGKRSSYYYSLTNLKTEGEIKIGGQKIKVTGKSWMDHQWANAPYAKDEWNWFSLQLDDNTEMVCFELSSQNKKMTLADISYPNGKTEHLTEVIFTPIGKAWASPKTKAKYPLNWLIEIPAKKIKLRVAPLIKNQEMIFGTINYWEGPLAVSGYFGNRKASGFGFLELVGRPSQYKAYNFFKESFSETIKKLQKRLK; translated from the coding sequence ATGAGTTACGCGATAAAGTTTCCGCAAGACGAGCTCGCGCACGACAAGATAATCGAGTGGTGGTATTGGAACGGCAACCTCCAAGACAAGGCGGGTAACCGTTATGCTTTTATGGACTGCCTTTTTCAGGCCAAACCGAAAAAGGTCAATTTGCCGTTCATAAAAATGCCGTTTGCCAAAGCTTATTTTTCGCATTCAATTCTGTCGGATATCAAAAAACAAAAATCCTATCCGGTGATCGATTATGTTTCTCTCATCTCGCGGGACAGTTTTCGCCAGCCGCTTTTGTTCGTCAATTATATTGACACTAATTTTCTTGACGGGTATCTTGTTTCGGCAATGGTGGAAACCGCGCCGTTTAAATATCAAATTAAATCCCAAAATTTTGATTTGATTTTAACCTCGACCAAAAAACCGCTTTTGGAGGGCGGCCAGGGCCAGCTTGATCTGGGTAAAAGGAGCAGCTATTATTATTCGTTGACCAACTTAAAAACTGAAGGCGAGATCAAGATCGGCGGCCAGAAAATAAAAGTGACGGGCAAATCCTGGATGGATCACCAATGGGCGAATGCGCCCTATGCTAAAGATGAGTGGAATTGGTTTTCGCTGCAGCTGGATGATAATACGGAAATGGTTTGTTTCGAGTTATCGAGCCAGAATAAAAAAATGACTTTGGCTGATATTTCTTATCCTAACGGCAAGACTGAACATTTGACCGAAGTTATTTTCACGCCGATCGGCAAAGCGTGGGCCAGCCCGAAGACCAAAGCCAAGTATCCGCTCAATTGGCTGATTGAAATACCGGCGAAAAAAATAAAATTGCGAGTCGCGCCGCTGATTAAAAATCAGGAAATGATCTTTGGCACGATCAATTATTGGGAAGGACCGCTGGCCGTTTCCGGCTATTTTGGCAATCGGAAAGCGTCAGGTTTTGGATTTCTCGAATTGGTCGGCCGGCCTTCGCAATACAAAGCTTATAATTTTTTCAAAGAAAGTTTCAGCGAAACGATCAAAAAGTTGCAGAAACGATTAAAATAA
- a CDS encoding tRNA uridine(34) 5-carboxymethylaminomethyl modification radical SAM/GNAT enzyme Elp3 yields the protein MMIGEIIKQKPKTAAELMALKRKLVKKGEELPRHSELWREYLLLVKSGRVKFDEKFARLLKRRAVRTLSGVAPVAVLTKPWKCPGKCAFCPTEKNVPKSYLSNEPAVMRAIRNKYDPYEQVRTRLEALEINGHRPEKIELIVIGGTWSVLPRAYKFWFIKECFRAANEFSSQSRGGDCDGALNKKSPLERGGLRRARRGVLKLEETKKQLFSEQKKNEKAKYKIIGITLETRPDYIDEKELIEMRELGATRVELGVQAVDDKILAKNNRGHGVAEIVRATELLKNFGFKVTYHLMPGLPGATAKKDLAMFKQSFSDERFQPDQIKFYPTVVTKGSKLYRWWKAGKYRPYSDKVLRQLIIDCKKAVPEYVRIIRLIRDIPGESIEAGNTITNLRQVMQQEGARCRCIRCREVKDKTIKAGKLKLNIQEYPASGGQEYFISFDSQDGKTLYGFCRLRLPFLCHPESLTKDLFCKNADFIQSKFFIAKLKISRTIDPSRGAQDDKKIADEKYSFLNNSAIVRELHVYGELVPVGGRTTPKPLLEKEGGIQHGGLGRKLLAEAEKIARQNNFNQIAVIAGIGTRGYYKKLGYRLEEGYMVKKNGQN from the coding sequence ATGATGATCGGTGAAATTATTAAGCAAAAACCAAAAACCGCCGCAGAATTGATGGCCCTGAAGCGGAAATTGGTCAAAAAAGGTGAAGAACTTCCCCGGCATTCGGAACTGTGGCGGGAGTATTTGCTTTTGGTAAAAAGCGGCCGGGTTAAATTCGATGAAAAATTCGCGCGGCTGTTAAAGCGGCGCGCCGTGCGCACGCTTTCCGGCGTGGCGCCGGTGGCGGTTTTGACCAAGCCTTGGAAATGTCCGGGCAAGTGCGCGTTTTGCCCCACGGAAAAAAACGTGCCAAAAAGTTATTTGTCTAACGAGCCGGCCGTGATGCGGGCGATCCGTAATAAATATGATCCGTACGAGCAGGTGCGGACGCGCTTGGAAGCTTTGGAGATCAATGGCCATCGCCCGGAAAAGATCGAACTGATCGTGATCGGCGGAACTTGGAGCGTCTTGCCCCGCGCTTATAAATTTTGGTTTATCAAAGAATGCTTCCGCGCGGCAAATGAGTTTTCGTCGCAGTCCCGCGGCGGAGACTGCGACGGGGCATTAAATAAGAAGTCCCCTCTCGAGAGGGGTGGCTTGCGCCGCGCAAGACGGGGTGTGTTAAAGCTGGAAGAAACTAAAAAGCAATTATTTTCCGAGCAGAAGAAAAACGAAAAAGCAAAATATAAGATTATCGGTATTACTTTGGAGACGAGGCCCGATTATATTGATGAGAAAGAATTGATCGAAATGCGCGAGCTGGGCGCGACGCGGGTCGAGTTGGGCGTGCAGGCGGTCGATGATAAAATTTTGGCGAAAAATAATCGCGGTCACGGCGTGGCCGAAATTGTCCGCGCGACCGAACTGCTGAAAAATTTTGGGTTCAAAGTCACGTATCATCTGATGCCGGGCTTGCCCGGCGCGACGGCTAAAAAAGATCTGGCGATGTTCAAGCAATCATTTTCTGACGAGCGCTTCCAGCCGGACCAGATAAAATTTTATCCGACAGTCGTGACTAAGGGTTCAAAACTTTATCGATGGTGGAAGGCTGGCAAATATCGCCCGTACTCCGATAAAGTTTTGCGTCAGCTAATTATCGATTGCAAAAAAGCAGTGCCCGAATATGTCCGGATTATCAGATTGATCCGCGATATTCCCGGCGAATCGATCGAAGCGGGAAACACGATCACTAATCTGCGCCAGGTTATGCAGCAGGAAGGCGCGCGCTGCCGCTGCATCCGCTGCCGCGAAGTTAAAGATAAAACTATTAAAGCTGGAAAGTTGAAATTGAATATTCAAGAATATCCCGCGTCGGGCGGACAGGAATATTTCATTTCTTTTGATTCACAAGACGGGAAAACGCTTTACGGTTTTTGCCGTTTACGCCTTCCGTTTCTTTGTCATCCTGAGTCCCTGACGAAGGATCTATTTTGTAAGAACGCCGATTTTATTCAATCAAAATTTTTTATTGCGAAATTGAAAATTTCTCGGACAATAGATCCTTCGCGCGGCGCTCAGGATGACAAAAAGATAGCGGATGAAAAATATTCTTTTTTAAATAATTCGGCAATAGTTAGAGAGTTGCATGTGTATGGCGAGCTGGTGCCGGTCGGCGGGAGAACCACCCCCAAACCCCTCCTTGAAAAGGAGGGGGGAATCCAGCACGGCGGATTGGGAAGAAAACTTTTGGCCGAAGCGGAAAAGATCGCCCGACAGAATAATTTTAATCAAATTGCGGTTATCGCCGGGATCGGCACGCGCGGTTATTATAAAAAGCTCGGCTATCGCCTTGAAGAAGGATATATGGTTAAAAAAAATGGGCAGAATTGA
- a CDS encoding NYN domain-containing protein produces the protein MIKHKEQRVGVLVDASNMYHSARNLFGAHLNYKEVLDVAVAGRKLIRAIAYVVKTEGEEETPFFEALSQLGFEINMKDLQIFPGGMKKADWDVGLSVDAIKLAEKLDVIVLVTGDGDYLPLVEYLQNTKGCLVEVLAFRKSASSKLIEAADDFIDLSENKKFLIR, from the coding sequence ATGATAAAACATAAAGAACAGAGGGTTGGGGTGCTTGTTGATGCCTCCAATATGTATCATTCGGCGAGAAATCTTTTCGGCGCGCATCTAAATTATAAAGAAGTTTTGGACGTCGCGGTCGCCGGCCGGAAATTGATCCGGGCGATAGCTTACGTGGTCAAAACCGAAGGCGAAGAAGAAACGCCGTTTTTTGAAGCTTTGTCGCAGTTGGGTTTTGAAATTAATATGAAAGACTTGCAAATTTTCCCGGGCGGAATGAAAAAAGCCGACTGGGATGTCGGTCTTTCGGTCGACGCGATCAAGCTGGCGGAAAAATTGGATGTGATTGTTTTGGTTACCGGCGACGGCGACTATCTGCCTTTAGTTGAATATCTGCAAAACACCAAAGGCTGCCTCGTCGAAGTCCTCGCCTTCCGCAAATCCGCCTCATCCAAACTGATCGAAGCCGCCGATGATTTTATTGATTTGAGCGAGAATAAAAAATTCTTGATTCGCTAA
- a CDS encoding membrane lipoprotein lipid attachment site-containing protein has product MKKIIFLFVSVLLLAGCDYKIVKEQPTQNFTIPSIGQIQTSSRATPETNTQTKQSNLTLQAKCSKDAENFFNLHWRKSIPTGMLALDYQNHYNKTLDKCFILIIFNFKTDIGDGSPASYTNDKFLYDVYENVQYGTIDITDKILQKCEVSSKKCVSLDDFNNLSESYMNN; this is encoded by the coding sequence ATGAAAAAAATTATTTTCCTTTTCGTTTCCGTTTTATTATTAGCAGGATGTGATTATAAAATTGTCAAAGAGCAACCAACTCAAAATTTTACAATACCGTCTATCGGCCAAATACAAACGAGCTCTCGGGCAACGCCAGAAACTAATACACAAACTAAGCAAAGTAATTTAACCTTACAAGCTAAATGTTCAAAAGATGCTGAAAATTTTTTTAATCTACATTGGCGCAAATCCATTCCTACCGGAATGTTAGCCTTAGATTATCAAAATCATTACAACAAAACTCTTGATAAATGCTTTATACTAATAATATTCAATTTCAAAACTGACATAGGCGACGGATCTCCGGCGTCATACACAAATGATAAATTTTTATATGACGTTTACGAGAATGTTCAATATGGAACAATAGATATTACAGACAAAATTTTACAAAAGTGTGAAGTTTCTAGTAAAAAATGTGTTTCCCTCGATGATTTTAATAATTTATCCGAATCATACATGAATAATTAA
- a CDS encoding polyribonucleotide nucleotidyltransferase: MSEKFQEQRVSGPWLGRELSLRAGKVALQADAAVIAQYGETVVLATVVEAQEERNIDYFPLTVDFEERLYAAGIIKGSRWIKREGRPTDESILNGRMVDRSLRPLFSGVSRKDTQIVCTVLSYDTENNYDIVGLVAASAALSISGVEWKGPVGGVKVGLIDGNIIFNPTYSQMATSQMELTIVGTKERTIMIEASANEVKEEIMLDAISQAQIEMQPAIELINAFKKKVGVKEKIEKTQLLSPEQIQKSEEKKKLIAIAEGWLKKNVYPILFDKQYYTKGDRKLAVAKIEADLDKFLFDQGIDEDQRGFIVGQTVEGAVYSEITKQLLDNERRVDGRKLDEIRPLYSEVNLLPRNHGSGLFMRGETQILSIITLGAPGLEQNLEGLEGKSTKRFMHHYNFPSYSVGETGPNRGPGRREIGHGALAEKALLPVVPEKNDFPYTIRVVSETMGSNGSSSMASTCCASLSLMDAGVPIKRPVAGVAIGLASNADMSQWKVLTDIQDLEDGQGGMDFKITGTSVGITAIQLDTKTDGLTMEIVEEALERGRKGRMQILEVMTQAIPAPRAELSKYAPRVVSFAINPDKIRDVIGAGGKIINKIIEEHEVEIDIEDDGMVFVTGSKAEQVAKAVDWIKNIAHEFKVGEIFTGPVARILDFGAFVELTPGSDGMVHVSKLAPYRVGRPGDLLDPGMMVTVKIDEIDEMGRINLSMKDCPENAHLWVDKKGEQKGDFNTGFRPRRDFGDRGGNRGPRRERR, encoded by the coding sequence ATGTCAGAAAAATTTCAAGAACAAAGAGTGTCCGGACCATGGCTTGGCCGGGAACTCTCCTTGCGCGCCGGTAAAGTGGCGCTGCAGGCCGATGCGGCCGTCATCGCCCAATATGGCGAGACCGTCGTCTTAGCCACCGTCGTCGAAGCCCAGGAAGAGCGCAACATCGATTATTTCCCGCTGACCGTTGATTTTGAAGAACGGCTTTATGCCGCCGGCATCATCAAAGGTTCGCGCTGGATCAAACGAGAAGGCCGCCCGACCGATGAATCGATCTTAAACGGCCGGATGGTCGACCGTTCTTTGCGTCCGCTTTTTTCAGGTGTTTCGCGCAAAGATACGCAGATCGTCTGCACCGTGCTCTCTTATGACACGGAAAATAATTACGACATCGTCGGCTTAGTCGCCGCTTCGGCCGCGCTTTCCATTTCCGGAGTGGAATGGAAAGGCCCGGTTGGCGGAGTCAAAGTCGGCTTGATCGATGGCAACATAATTTTCAATCCGACTTACTCGCAAATGGCGACCAGTCAGATGGAATTGACTATCGTCGGCACCAAGGAGCGCACGATTATGATCGAAGCTTCCGCCAACGAAGTAAAGGAAGAAATAATGCTGGATGCGATCAGCCAGGCGCAAATCGAAATGCAGCCGGCGATCGAATTGATCAACGCCTTTAAGAAAAAAGTCGGCGTCAAAGAAAAAATAGAAAAAACCCAGCTGCTTTCCCCGGAACAGATCCAAAAATCCGAAGAAAAGAAAAAATTGATCGCTATTGCCGAAGGCTGGCTCAAGAAAAATGTTTATCCCATTCTTTTTGACAAGCAATATTACACCAAGGGTGATAGAAAATTAGCCGTGGCCAAGATCGAAGCCGACCTGGATAAATTTCTTTTCGACCAAGGCATCGACGAAGATCAACGCGGCTTTATCGTCGGCCAAACCGTCGAAGGCGCAGTCTATTCCGAAATAACCAAACAACTTTTGGATAACGAACGCCGCGTCGACGGTCGCAAGCTTGACGAGATCCGTCCGCTTTATTCGGAAGTAAATTTATTGCCGCGCAACCACGGCTCAGGTCTATTTATGAGAGGCGAGACCCAGATCTTGTCCATCATCACTTTGGGCGCTCCGGGCTTGGAACAAAACCTGGAAGGATTGGAAGGCAAGAGCACTAAGCGCTTTATGCATCATTATAATTTTCCTTCTTACTCGGTCGGCGAGACCGGACCGAACCGCGGACCGGGCCGCCGCGAGATCGGCCATGGCGCTTTGGCGGAAAAAGCCTTGCTCCCGGTCGTTCCGGAAAAAAATGATTTCCCTTATACCATCCGCGTCGTTTCCGAAACCATGGGTTCGAACGGCTCGTCTTCGATGGCTTCAACCTGCTGCGCTTCATTATCCTTGATGGATGCGGGCGTACCGATCAAGCGTCCGGTCGCGGGCGTGGCCATCGGTTTGGCCTCCAATGCCGATATGAGCCAATGGAAAGTCTTAACCGATATCCAGGATCTGGAAGATGGCCAAGGCGGGATGGATTTTAAGATCACCGGCACGTCAGTTGGCATCACCGCGATTCAACTTGATACCAAAACCGATGGTTTGACCATGGAAATAGTCGAAGAAGCTTTGGAGCGCGGCCGCAAAGGCAGAATGCAAATCCTTGAAGTCATGACTCAGGCTATTCCCGCGCCAAGAGCTGAATTATCCAAATATGCTCCGCGCGTGGTCAGCTTCGCGATCAATCCGGACAAGATCCGCGACGTGATCGGCGCCGGCGGCAAGATCATCAACAAGATTATCGAAGAGCATGAAGTTGAAATTGATATTGAAGACGACGGTATGGTCTTTGTCACGGGTTCGAAAGCCGAGCAAGTGGCCAAGGCGGTCGATTGGATCAAAAATATCGCCCACGAATTCAAGGTCGGCGAAATCTTCACCGGACCGGTGGCGCGCATCCTGGACTTCGGCGCTTTTGTCGAATTAACTCCGGGCAGCGACGGCATGGTCCATGTTTCCAAATTGGCGCCGTATCGCGTCGGCCGTCCGGGCGACTTGCTTGATCCGGGAATGATGGTCACGGTCAAGATCGACGAGATCGATGAAATGGGCCGCATCAATCTTTCGATGAAAGATTGCCCGGAAAATGCCCATCTCTGGGTTGACAAGAAAGGCGAACAGAAAGGTGATTTCAATACCGGCTTCCGCCCGCGCCGAGACTTCGGCGACCGCGGCGGCAATCGCGGACCAAGACGAGAGCGGAGATAA